In one window of Camelina sativa cultivar DH55 chromosome 15, Cs, whole genome shotgun sequence DNA:
- the LOC104748142 gene encoding F-box/kelch-repeat protein At5g51250-like has product MSSPETKRKKKTTPPTITTKPSTPQWAIIPSLPDDLALSIVARVSRLYYPILSLVSKSFRSLVASPELYKVRSLLGTTESCLYACFKCSAGFCWFTLCRKPDHHQTLTNNEEKKKSSTTTSGYALASVPIPNSPCAEFASMVAVGSEIYDIGVAATREIQYRKASFSSVFILDCQSHTWRTAPSLPMELYTVSVGVIDGKIYATGLCADDDPNINIWKLKNSFSLFDPKTQAWDPQPFPCRPVGMFDRHSASIDGKVHVVAGKTMAAYDVKEAKWDIYSNQSMHYGMVSNSYCQIDNVVYSASPESFRWYDTEAARWRVLQGLVGLPKFPRDSVFRLANFGGKLAVMWETVYYYTQQKKIWCAEIVLERRSATCEILGKVEWFDHVLTLTAHAFDEFISIIAVTV; this is encoded by the coding sequence ATGTCATCCCCGGaaacgaagaggaagaagaagacaacgcCGCCTACGATTACGACGAAGCCGTCAACGCCGCAATGGGCCATAATCCCTTCACTTCCCGATGATTTGGCATTGAGCATCGTCGCACGCGTCTCAAGATTGTACTATCCGATTTTATCCCTCGTCTCCAAAAGCTTTCGATCTCTCGTAGCTTCACCGGAGCTATACAAGGTCAGGTCACTCTTGGGAACCACCGAGAGTTGTCTCTATGCGTGCTTCAAGTGCTCTGCtggtttttgttggtttacCCTCTGCAGGAAACCTGATCATCATCAAACCCTAACCAAcaatgaggagaagaagaagtcatcaacaacaacaagtggGTATGCTTTGGCTTCAGTCCCAATCCCCAATTCTCCTTGCGCGGAGTTTGCGAGTATGGTGGCGGTTGGTTCTGAAATCTACGACATTGGCGTCGCCGCAACCCGCGAAATCCAATACAGGAAAGCCTCCTTCTCTAGCGTATTTATTCTGGATTGCCAGTCTCACACGTGGCGCACGGCTCCAAGCTTGCCGATGGAGCTGTATACTGTCTCTGTTGGCGTCATCGATGGAAAGATTTATGCCACAGGATTATGCGCTGATGACGATCCCAATATTAATATTTGGAAGTTGAAGAACTCGTTCTCGCTTTTCGACCCAAAAACACAAGCTTGGGATCCTCAGCCCTTCCCCTGCCGTCCAGTCGGTATGTTTGACCGCCACAGCGCATCTATTGACGGAAAGGTACATGTGGTGGCTGGTAAAACGATGGCTGCTTACGATGTCAAGGAAGCTAAATGGGACATATACTCTAATCAATCAATGCATTATGGCATGGTTTCTAATTCTTATTGCCAGATAGATAATGTTGTCTACTCGGCTTCTCCGGAATCATTCAGATGGTATGACACCGAGGCAGCAAGGTGGAGAGTTTTGCAGGGTTTGGTTGGACTACCCAAGTTTCCTCGTGATTCTGTTTTTAGATTGGCTAATTTTGGTGGAAAGCTAGCTGTTATGTGGGAGACGGTCTATTATTACACCCAACAGAAGAAGATTTGGTGTGCGGAGATTGTGCTTGAAAGGCGCAGCGCAACTTGTGAAATTTTGGGGAAAGTTGAGTGGTTTGATCATGTGCTTACCCTTACAGCACATGCATTTGATGAATTCATCAGTATTATTGCTGTTACTGTTTGA
- the LOC104745396 gene encoding myosin-binding protein 7-like yields the protein MESPPIKCCDCDCDCSSQGGSWIRSIKRINDELVKDQRFSVPELDDLDMFSNPRVHIENECELLRETVTNQQQTIQHLYDELEKERNASSSAADGAMGMIQKLTTEKAALQLECTQLERTVNGRVNYENAEIAALEDVVYQRDQIIQSLKFEIQAYKHRLMSYGLTEAEADGDKSLLTRYPSSVIDVSSEFDFPTYDYPPLKCNINENQEDPLEADIYVADDENYPPVDSPHGREHLKTLDRRLSQMETNPSFIPLNGDFSGGRGRDVSEKVMVGESPRHQRHFRRMSTTGSSSHLGASKELRHDVFVDSPRYESYSSKRVENAENNNNTKDDSSEIGDDMSDRVYTIDSVHHSSVSYSGGVTEQKLEDGTCDSNVVFPREQTDLGDPDITKLYMRLQALEADRESMKQALVSMRTEKAQMVLLKEIAQHLSKEVVPQRRLPLRKASIAGPFTPVFKWVTSFVSWKRKARRSKYMYGMSGNNVGLQMLLEKIPRSQKWRCLLRSTQV from the exons ATGGAGTCTCCTCCGATAAAATGTTGTGATTGTGATTGCGATTGTTCATCACAAGGTGGTTCATGGATTCGATCTATAAAGAGAATAAACGACGAATTAGTCAAGGATCAACGTTTCTCTGTACCAGAGCTAGACGACCTTGACATGTTCTCTAATCCCAGAGTCCATATCGAGAACGAATGTGAATTACTACGCGAGACCGTTACCAACCAACAGCAGACGATTCAGCATTTGTACGATGAGCTCGAGAAAGAGCGTAACGCTTCATCTTCAGCTGCAGATGGAGCTATGGGCATGATTCAGAAGCTGACGACTGAGAAAGCTGCTCTACAGCTGGAATGTACACAGCTTGAGCGTACCGTTAACGGCAGAGTGAATTACGAAAACGCTGAGATTGCTGCATTAGAAGATGTGGTCTATCAAAGGGATCAGATTATTCAGTCTCTTAAATTTGAGATTCAGGCTTATAAGCATAGGTTGATGAGTTACGGACTCACCGAGGCAGAAGCTGATGGTGACAAGAGCTTGCTTACTCGTTACCCGAGCAGCGTGATTGACGTTAGTTCTGAGTTTGACTTCCCTACTTATGACTATCCTCCTTTGAAGTGCAATATAAATGAGAACCAAGAAGATCCTCTGGAGGCTGATATCTATGTTGCAGATGATGAAAACTACCCACCTGTTGATTCTCCTCATGGCCGAGAACATTTGAAGACTTTGGATCGTAGACTAAGTCAGATGGAGACAAATCCTAGCTTTATTCCGTTGAATGGTGATTTCTCGGGAGGTAGAGGGAGGGATGTTTCGGAGAAGGTAATGGTTGGTGAGAGTCCTAGGCATCAAAGACATTTTAGGAGGATGTCTACCACTGGTTCAAGTTCACATTTGGGAGCATCTAAAGAACTAAGAcatgatgtttttgttgattccCCAAGGTATGAAAGCTACAGCTCTAAGAGAGTGGAAAATgcagagaataataataatactaaagaTGACTCGTCAGAGATAGGGGATGACATGAGTGATAGAGTTTATACCATTGATTCTGTCCATCACAGCAGTGTGTCTTATAGTGGCGGTGTAACTGAACAGAAGCTTGAGGATGGCACTTGTGATAGCAATGTGGTTTTCCCGAGAGAACAGACAGATCTTGGTGATCCTGATATAACGAAACTATACATGAGGCTTCAAGCACTGGAGGCTGACAGGGAATCAATGAAACAGGCACTTGTCTCTATGAGGACTGAAAAAGCTCAAATGGTACTGCTGAAAGAAATTGCTCAGCATTTGTCAAAGGAAGTTGTCCCTCAACGGAGATTGCCTCTACGTAAAGCATCTATTGCTGGGCCTTTCACGCCAGTCTTTAAG TGGGTCACATCTTTTGTTTCCTGGAAAAGAAAGGCTCGTCGAAGCAA ATACATGTATGGAATGTCAGGAAACAACGTGGGCTTGCAAATGCTTCTAGAAAAAATCCCTCGGTCACAAAAATGGCGATGTCTTCTTAGGAGCACGCAAGTGTGA